One region of Candidatus Melainabacteria bacterium genomic DNA includes:
- the gap gene encoding type I glyceraldehyde-3-phosphate dehydrogenase: MTKISINGFGRIGRNALRALVEKGLNNLDLVAINDPFCNLVGALHLFKYDSIFGRFKGECTQSEDSLIVNGKKIKFLQEKDPEKLPWKDLKVDIVLECSGAFTDAFKAKAHITAGARKVIISAPAKNEDATFVIGVNEKTYDPTKHHIISNASCTTNCLAPVVKVLNDNFGIEVGLMTTIHAYTNDQRLQDAPHKDLRRARAAAVSMIPTTTGAAKAIGLVLPELKGKLNGFAMRVPTINVSVVDFVAATKKSVTVEGVNNALKQAANSSLKGILAFTDEPLVSMDFLGDSHSSYVDGQMTMACGDKMVKVISWYDNEWGYSNRLIELAQLVGAKTPAACAA; encoded by the coding sequence ATGACAAAAATTAGTATTAATGGTTTTGGCAGAATAGGAAGAAATGCACTTAGAGCTTTAGTTGAGAAAGGTTTAAATAATCTAGATTTAGTTGCAATTAATGATCCGTTTTGTAATTTAGTAGGTGCTTTGCACTTGTTTAAGTATGACAGCATCTTTGGAAGGTTTAAAGGTGAGTGTACGCAAAGTGAAGACTCATTAATTGTTAATGGAAAGAAAATAAAATTTCTTCAAGAAAAAGATCCAGAAAAATTACCTTGGAAAGATTTAAAAGTAGATATTGTACTTGAATGTTCAGGTGCATTTACTGATGCTTTTAAAGCAAAAGCACACATAACAGCAGGTGCAAGAAAAGTAATTATTAGTGCACCAGCAAAAAATGAAGATGCAACATTTGTAATAGGTGTGAATGAAAAAACATATGATCCTACTAAACATCACATAATTTCAAATGCTAGTTGTACAACAAATTGTTTAGCACCAGTTGTAAAAGTTCTTAATGACAACTTTGGAATAGAAGTAGGTTTAATGACTACTATTCATGCTTATACAAATGATCAAAGACTTCAAGACGCTCCTCACAAAGACTTACGTCGTGCAAGAGCAGCTGCAGTTTCAATGATTCCTACAACTACAGGTGCTGCAAAAGCAATTGGTTTGGTTCTGCCTGAACTAAAAGGAAAACTAAATGGTTTTGCAATGAGAGTACCTACTATAAATGTAAGTGTTGTAGACTTTGTTGCAGCTACAAAAAAATCAGTCACAGTAGAAGGAGTAAATAATGCACTTAAACAAGCAGCTAATTCTTCACTAAAAGGAATTCTTGCTTTTACAGATGAGCCGCTTGTTAGCATGGATTTTCTAGGTGATTCACATTCAAGCTATGTAGATGGTCAAATGACTATGGCTTGTGGTGACAAAATGGTAAAAGTTATTTCATGGTACGACAATGAATGGGGATATAGCAATAG